GGTGAGGCTGGAAGTAGCCCTCAGGTTGGGGGAACCTAAGATTGACTGGCTTCCGCTTCTTGCCAGTACCCCCACACAGATGCCTCCCAGTTGAGAGAAACTCTACCTGGCCGAGCAGTGATCTCCAGGTAGAATGACTTGGTCCAGTTGCCACGGTGACAATAATACTTCCCAGCGTCTTGAGCTGTGGCCCGGGTCAACAACAGACCCGTGTCCACTACCCACATATCTCTGTCTGGGCGATCGTCCTTCAGCTCTAGGCTCAACAATGAGGACTTAGGCCCCTTGGGGCGCACATGGGTCCAGGAGAGGGGGCCCCTGGACACAGAGTCAGGGGGTACCCCACAGGACAGCCAGAGTGTGGAGCCAGGGGCCATGGTGAGGTCTGGGGCAGGGAGAGATAAGACGAGGAAAGCCTGATCCTCAGGGTCGCACACCTCTTCAGTTTCCCCTCCCCTCCGTCTCTGGACCCCCATTTCCCGGCACCTCCCCAGTCATCACCTTACCCTGGCTCAGGCTCTGGTTCAGGCTGTCCCTCGGTGGGCCACACACAGGCTCTCCCTCCCAGATCTCAGGTCTGTCTTTGGCCCACACATACAGCTGGGAGCTGCTGAGTTTCCCAGAAGGGGAGCTGGGGCCCTCTGAGGACCTGTTCTTCAGGCCACAGCCCAGGCCACCTAAGTCCGAAACATTCCACCGGAACAGCTCCCCTGGGAAGAGACCCAGAACCAAATGCAGAGAcacccaggagagggagagagagactcaAAGGCAGAGATAAATAGAGACAaagactcagagagagagagacagagagagaaggcagtgaGAGGTGGAGGGACAGGAAGCAGCTCATGCTGAAGCCACGAAGCCCCAGGAGTCTGCCCACCTAGCTCCGAGTTTCGCCCTCAATCCCTCCAGCCCCTCTCTCCAGCTCCATTGTGGCCGCGGACCTCTTCTGTCCATGGTggcctcccttctctcctcctgcccctgccctagCCCGGCCAGCCCGGCCCTCACCGCTGCCCTCCACACTGACTGTCCAGCCAGGCTGCCAGGCCTTCTCAGAGGGGAGCCCCGGCTGGCATAGGTAGAAGCCCCCCGTCTGGTTAGAGACGTTGAAGATTAAAAGCCAGATGCCCAGGGGCCCCATGCGGATTCCCATGCCTGGCAGCCCCAGGCTGAGATTTAAGAAGGGTTCAAACGGGGAGTCCCGACACCAGACCAGCTGCTGAGTGGGGCCATCTGAGGTCCCCCCGAGGCACTGCAGCACAGCGTTATCTCCCTctgtggagagagagggagagaggtgtGGGCATGACGGAGGGACCTCCAAGCCCCCCCACTCCTCACACCAGGTTATAGATCAGAGGACTCCAAAAACTGGGAGTGGAGGAGCCGGCAGAGTCCTTCCAACCCCTCCCTGAatttcacaaataagaaaatggaggctcagagagggtaagttACTCAGCCAAGGACACCCAGCCACAACCCAAGTTACCAGCCTCCATCCCTTCCCTTTCTGCCCTTTGGACATACCTTCCACCTTCACCACTAGAGGTTCCTGGGGCCTGACTTCCATGggggtgaggaagaggaggaagaagaggaggcaaGGAGGTGGCATGGTGGTCAGACTCCTCGGGGCACCCAGCTTCGCGCAGGGGATGCTGGGGTAGGCAGGGGCCTGGAGGGCACTGAACCATGGGTGTCTGCGGGGGCGGCAGGCAGTCCCCCCAGAGAGGAAGGGGGTGGTCACGCCTCAGGCCCCATTCTCCAGGAACCCTCCAGACTCACATTTGCCTCCTCCCTGCCACGCTGTTTTATTTTCATCCCAGCTCTCACCACCATGGGAAATGATCTTGTgggtttatttgttcatttctgttttctgcacaAGAATATGAGCCCCTTGGAGTAGAGACCGTGTTGTTCACCACTAATTGCAAGTGCCCTAAAACAGTgcttggtacatagtaggcacCTGATAAATATTTGTCGCCTGAGCAGATTCAGCCTTCAGggctccctccttctccctctccctcctcctctgaaCCCCGGGCTCTGAATCCATGTCtcttcactcacacacaccccattcaTTCGTTCAGCAAACATTTTACCAGTCCTCCCTCTACCTCCACATCCACCCATTAATAGACTTTGGGTTCTAGCcgacctgagtttgaatcttgcACCTCCACTATTTGGCTAAACTTCATCATTTGAAACCTCAGTTTATTTCTCTGTCAACTGGGGATAATAATATTTCTAtacaggctgggcgaggtggctcatgcctgtaatcccagcactttggaaggctgaggcaggtggatcataggAGGTCGGCAGTTGCAGACCAGCTTgttcaatgtggtgaaaccccatctctactaaaaatacaaaattaggccaggcgcggtggcacgcgcctgtaatcccagaactttgggaggcagaggcagacggatcatgagctcaggagatcaagaccatcctggctaatatggtgaaacctgatctcaactaaaaatacaaaaaaattagccaggcgtggtggccagtgcctgtagtcccagctactccagaggctaaggcaggagaatggcgtcaacccaagaggcggagcttgcactgagtcgagattgcgtcactgcactccagcctgggtgacagagcaagactctccatctcaaaaaaaaaaaaaaaaaaaaaaaaaaatagccaggcatggcacttagggaggccaaggtgggtggatcacctgaggtcaggagttcgagaccagcctggccaacatggtgaaaccttgttgctactaaaaatagaaaaattagctgggcatggtggtgcttgcctgtaatcgcaggtacttgagaggctgaggcaggagaatcacttgaacccgggaggcggaggttgcggtgagccaagatcaagccactgcactccagcctgggcagcagagtgagactctgtttcaaaaaaagaaacaaaagaaaacactctTATACAAATACTGTttgtttgtgaagattaaaaatgACAATATGTTCGGCACTATTAACCCAGTGTCCAGCACATAGCAAATCCTCAGTTAACGAGATACAGCATCAATTAATGGCTAAGAGCTCAAGTCATCCTGTCTCAGTTCCAAACCAGGCAAaacccaggcacagtggtgcatgcctatggtcccaggtccttgggagactgagatagaaggatcgcttgagcccaggagttcaaggctgcagtgcaccatGATTATGCCTAGGAatagccactgtgctccagcctgggcaacacaacaagaccttgtctttaaaagaaaaattgttttaaaagaaccCAGGAGTTCTAACTCCTGAATCTGTTCTCATTCTGCCCCatgcctctcctctctctctgtctctctctttgtctctctctctctctctctctctaactctcTATGTGCCTTTGTGTCTTTTTCACTGCTGCAGGGACTCAGAAAAAGAGTTCAGGGACCCAAGAGACCCACTTTCTCAGTGGCTGATTCCCAGGCCCATCTCACCAGGCTGTGACTTCCTGTTTGCTGTGGGCAAACCCCAGGGGACCCTCCCTACAGGTGGCAGGGCCCCCACTTCCCTTTGGCCAGTTGAGGGGGCTGGGGGGCGGAAGAGTGAAGCACTGGGGAATGCAGGGGGCAAGTAGCAGGACTCAATCTGCCTTTCATTCAACAAAATCTCTAATCCTCTCATTAGCTACCCAGCTGCCCAGACTAGCTTTCACTAGAGCATGTCATTCCCCTGCTTAAAACATATCAGTTACAGCCAGACAcagaggctcaagcctgtaatctcaacactttaggagaccaaggcaagaggatcccttgaggaccagaatttgagaccagcctgtgcaacacagtgagaccccatttctacagaaattttttttttttttttttgagatggagtctcgctctgtcgcctgggctggagtgcagtggccggatctcagctcactgcaagctccacctcccgagtttacaccattctcctgcctcagcctcctgagtagctgggactacaggcgcccgccaccgcgcccggctaattttttgtattttttttttttagtagagacggggtttcaccgtggtctcgatctcctgaccttgtgatccgcccgcctcggcctcccaaagtgctgggattacaggcgtgagccaccgcgcccggccaagaaattttttaaaacacaaaaaatgtcaGTTACTTTTCAtctacctaaaataaaaattccaaccCAAGGCCTAGTAGGCCAAGTGTTGCTGACCTACCTACATTTTCCACCTAATGCCTCACCACTGTGCCCCTTGCTGAGTGCTTCCCTGCCTCAGGACCCTTGCACTTGCAGCCCTTCTTCATGCATCTCTGCTGGGGGCTCTTTGGTTCTTTGCTGGACTGGTTCTTTTCATCACTCGGGTCTCAGTTCAAGTGGTACTTCTTTAAAGAGGCCTTCCCTGTGCCCCCCGGtgcttcaaaaatatatatattattatttaaaaaaatatatcggccaggcgcagtggctcaagcctgtaatcctagcactttgggaggctgagacgggcggatcacgaggtcaggagatcgagaccatcctggctaacacggtgaaatcccgtctctactaaaaaatacaaaaaattagccgggcgagggggcgggcgcctgtagtcccagctactcgggaggctgaggcaggagaatggcgtaaacctgggaggcggagcttgcagtgagctgagatccagccactgcactccagcctaggcaacacagcgagactctgtctcaaaaaaaa
The genomic region above belongs to Chlorocebus sabaeus isolate Y175 chromosome 5, mChlSab1.0.hap1, whole genome shotgun sequence and contains:
- the CD19 gene encoding B-lymphocyte antigen CD19 isoform X2; this translates as MPPPCLLFFLLFLTPMEVRPQEPLVVKVEEGDNAVLQCLGGTSDGPTQQLVWCRDSPFEPFLNLSLGLPGMGIRMGPLGIWLLIFNVSNQTGGFYLCQPGLPSEKAWQPGWTVSVEGSGELFRWNVSDLGGLGCGLKNRSSEGPSSPSGKLSSSQLYVWAKDRPEIWEGEPVCGPPRDSLNQSLSQDLTMAPGSTLWLSCGVPPDSVSRGPLSWTHVRPKGPKSSLLSLELKDDRPDRDMWVVDTGLLLTRATAQDAGKYYCHRGNWTKSFYLEITARPALWHWLLRIGGWKVPAVTLTYLIFCLCSLVGILQLQRALVLRRKRKRMTDPTRRFFKVTPPPGSGPQNQYGNVLSLPTPTSGLGRAQRWAAGLGGTAPSYGNPSSDVQVDGAVGSRSPPGAGPEEEEGEGYEEPDSEEGSEFYENDSNFGQDQLSQDGSGYENPEDEPLGPEDEDSFSNAESYENEDEELTQPVARTMDFLSPHGSAWDPSREATSLAGSQSYEDMRGLLYAAPQLRSIRGQPGPNHEEDADSYENMDNPDGPDPAWGGGGRMGTWSAR
- the CD19 gene encoding B-lymphocyte antigen CD19 isoform X3, whose protein sequence is MPPPCLLFFLLFLTPMEVRPQEPLVVKVEEGDNAVLQCLGGTSDGPTQQLVWCRDSPFEPFLNLSLGLPGMGIRMGPLGIWLLIFNVSNQTGGFYLCQPGLPSEKAWQPGWTVSVEGSGELFRWNVSDLGGLGCGLKNRSSEGPSSPSGKLSSSQLYVWAKDRPEIWEGEPVCGPPRDSLNQSLSQDLTMAPGSTLWLSCGVPPDSVSRGPLSWTHVRPKGPKSSLLSLELKDDRPDRDMWVVDTGLLLTRATAQDAGKYYCHRGNWTKSFYLEITARPALWHWLLRIGGWKVPAVTLTYLIFCLCSLVGILQLQRALVLRRKRKRMTDPTRRFFKVTPPPGSGPQNQYGNVLSLPTPTSGLGRAQRWAAGLGGTAPSYGNPSSDVQVDGAVGSRSPPGAGPEEEEGEGYEEPDSEEGSEFYENDSNFGQDQLSQDGSGYENPEDEPLGPEDEDSFSNAESYENEDEELTQPVARTMDFLSPHGSAWDPSREATSLGSQSYEDMRGLLYAAPQLRSIRGQPGPNHEEDADSYENMDNPDGPDPAWGGGGRMGTWSAR